A genomic window from Prunus persica cultivar Lovell chromosome G2, Prunus_persica_NCBIv2, whole genome shotgun sequence includes:
- the LOC109947525 gene encoding uncharacterized protein LOC109947525: MTISSLLQNPFEMIPSSSSSSSSSAAVNLVRLHLGEVHFHAMKAAEVEESCNEPQRVHSRPINRPSSADIMSPNASRLYSAAVTNGTNSTTSLSPERVFLSSIPVNGLSRQDAIAASAGYRLNMDLHSSSSSSHHVVGFCFLPPPELADLNYAARRIPDLNLPPSDVSASELVLRIKDRNILLFIDAVRSLVVKHGSPEELAEYMKNKSSLTKPQLWNLDSIRIWNMLSLSRGGEIEKELVDEGLVEALIRVEDLPSPLDLVLAPPHHYKASGNQDARIDYKYKQASTWFDNNKETLSSDARNYDVVDEEEVQRSGNYDVVDEEDESSGDEADHHQDQKRKAVAVMDDQDPYDQHLQRKKASHCGALRMDQPANP; encoded by the exons ATGACTATCTCGTCTCTTCTTCAAAACCCCTTTGAAATgatcccttcttcttcttcttcttcttcttcttctgctgctGTCAATTTAGTCCGTCTCCACCTAGGAGAAGTCCATTTCCATGCGATGAAAGCTGCAGAGGTTGAAGAAAGCTGTAACGAACCTCAAAGGGTCCATTCACGCCCAATCAATCGACCCTCTTCAGCTGATATCATGTCACCAAATGCCAGTCGACTGTACTCGGCCGCAGTAACCAACGGCACAAACAGTACCACAAGCTTGAGCCCAGAGAGGGTCTTTTTGTCTTCAATCCCCGTCAACGGCCTGAGCCGACAAGATGCAATCGCTGCAAGTGCGGGCTACCGCCTGAACATGGACTTacacagcagcagcagcagcagccatCATGTCGTGGGTTTCTGTTTTCTGCCGCCACCTGAGCTTGCCGATCTGAACTACGCGGCGAGGCGCATCCCGGACCTCAACTTGCCACCATCAGATGTCTCAGCTTCGGAGCTGGTCCTAAGAATCAAGGACAGAAACATCCTCCTATTTATCGATGCTGTGCGTTCGTTGGTTGTCAAGCACGGAAGCCCCGAGGAGCTGGCGGAGTACATGAAGAACAAGAGCAGCTTGACCAAACCCCAGCTTTGGAATCTTGATTCTATTCGGATTTGGAATATGCTGTCCCTCTCCCGGGGAGGTGAAATTGAGAAGGAGCTGGTGGATGAAGGCCTGGTCGAAGCCCTAATTCGCGTCGAGGATCTTCCATCGCCGCTGGATCTGGTCCTCGCTCCGCCACATCACTATAAGGCCTCCGGCAACCAAGATGCTAGGATTGATTACAAGTACAAGCAAGCATCAACTTGGTTCGACAACAACAAAGAGACTTtg TCCTCGGATGCTCGAAattatgatgttgttgatgagGAAGAGGTCCAGCGCAGCGGTAattatgatgttgttgatgagGAGGACGAGAGCAGCGGTGATGAGGCTGATCATCATCAGGACCAGAAGCGCAAAGCGGTGGCTGTTATGGACGACCAGGATCCGTATGATCAGCATCTCCAGAGGAAGAAGGCGAGTCACTGTGGAGCTCTTCGTATGGATCAGCCCGCCAATCCATGA